The following coding sequences are from one Streptomyces sp. V3I7 window:
- a CDS encoding MFS transporter, whose protein sequence is MPEDFGTVDRRPLTTVLAANLLSITGNCLTYMGVPWFVLQSTGSAAKAGIVAFCTLLPAVLVALVGGPVIDRIGRRRVSVASDLACGVAVAAIPLLQFAGVLRFWMLCVLMAVTGLFRAPGETARSVLLPTLAERAGMPLTRAAGLYDGAARCAALTASALGGVLIAVLGAENVLWVDAATFAVSAPLFAFGVRGLPEAQAQRQVEPTSLRAYRRELAEGYRFLAATPLLLGLCLMTLVTRGLDQGWSAVLLPVDARVELDGSIDLGLLNAAFGVCALTGALVYGAVGSRFRRWPVFTIAFLIGGLPRFVVAAFTDTFAPLAVIMAVEGLAFGVLNPIMATVTYEMVPEELRSRVLSATTASVQLVTPMGGLAAGFLVDSVGLPSTMLAVGGVYLLATLCPLIFPVWRQMDSTGSPHDRAEGSPPRVSGSKQV, encoded by the coding sequence GTGCCCGAAGACTTCGGGACGGTTGATCGCCGTCCTCTGACAACGGTTCTTGCCGCCAACCTCCTTTCGATCACTGGGAATTGCCTGACATATATGGGCGTGCCGTGGTTCGTGCTGCAGAGCACGGGCAGTGCCGCCAAGGCCGGGATCGTCGCGTTCTGCACACTGCTGCCCGCGGTACTCGTTGCGCTCGTCGGTGGTCCGGTCATCGACCGGATCGGGCGACGGCGGGTGAGTGTCGCCTCGGATCTCGCCTGCGGAGTCGCAGTTGCGGCGATCCCGCTGCTGCAGTTCGCCGGCGTCCTGCGTTTCTGGATGCTGTGCGTGCTCATGGCGGTGACAGGGCTGTTCCGTGCGCCGGGTGAAACCGCTCGCAGCGTGCTGCTGCCCACGCTCGCCGAACGCGCCGGAATGCCGCTGACCAGGGCTGCCGGGTTGTACGACGGTGCGGCACGCTGCGCGGCGCTGACGGCATCCGCTCTCGGAGGTGTGCTGATCGCCGTACTCGGAGCCGAGAACGTCCTGTGGGTGGATGCCGCGACCTTCGCTGTGTCCGCGCCGCTGTTCGCGTTCGGGGTGCGCGGCCTGCCCGAGGCACAAGCCCAGCGGCAGGTCGAGCCGACATCGTTGCGTGCCTACCGTCGTGAACTCGCGGAAGGCTATCGCTTCCTGGCAGCCACTCCGTTGCTGCTGGGCCTGTGCCTGATGACGCTAGTCACCAGGGGCCTCGACCAGGGATGGAGCGCCGTGCTCCTCCCCGTGGATGCCCGTGTGGAGCTTGATGGTTCCATCGATCTCGGTCTGCTGAACGCAGCGTTCGGGGTGTGTGCACTCACGGGGGCGCTGGTCTATGGGGCGGTCGGCAGCCGCTTTCGGCGGTGGCCAGTGTTCACGATCGCCTTTCTCATCGGAGGCCTGCCGCGCTTCGTGGTCGCCGCCTTCACCGACACATTCGCGCCGCTGGCCGTGATCATGGCGGTTGAGGGTCTCGCCTTCGGTGTACTCAACCCCATCATGGCCACAGTGACGTACGAGATGGTGCCGGAGGAACTGCGCAGCCGCGTGTTGAGTGCGACAACGGCCTCGGTCCAGCTGGTCACTCCGATGGGCGGACTGGCTGCGGGCTTCCTCGTGGATTCGGTCGGTCTGCCTTCCACGATGTTGGCGGTTGGCGGTGTGTATCTGCTCGCCACGCTGTGCCCGTTGATCTTCCCGGTCTGGAGGCAGATGGACAGTACCGGCTCTCCCCACGACAGGGCGGAGGGCTCGCCGCCGCGTGTCTCGGGATCGAAGCAGGTGTAG